In Deltaproteobacteria bacterium GWC2_55_46, a single window of DNA contains:
- a CDS encoding DNA polymerase I, which produces MKNDIRQRLFIIDGSSVMYRAFHAIPATFSTSKGLPTNAVYGFMQSLRKILNDFKPEYAVIAFDVKGPSFRHALMPGYKADRPPMPDTLSVQVPYVKRIAKAFNVPTLEMAGFEADDVIATLVKKFEAMGIKLAIITGDKDMYQLVDENTVILDYLTEKEYGPDEVKEKFGVEPQRIKDLLALSGDTSDSVPGVPGVGFKTAAKLLAEYGSVEGVFDNIESISKPKLKESLKASKDQALLSLQLVTLNMDVPIECALEEIKYSGPDYAALEPLLNELEFRKVLHEILPRAPKVEEEGLDLVAIAGKEALAGLVMETAALKTLSVTLSLTEEGFGGKLKGVAFGLNDKTARYVPVVLGGLTEDELLEALKPLIEDPGIIKHTDSSKALYLYFNKMGIEVRGIDMDTSLASYLVNPSKPDHSISALGYELLGLSPEELRGGVDIAIESRAECKKACNILKIAELLKAELQGNGLWDLYIDMELPLARVLSEMEALGIKVDREKLLLIAKEIEIELSSLEKRIYAAAGMEFNINSPKQLADLLFDRLKLKPVKKTKKGYSTDEEVLTQLASVHEAPRLIIGFRQLSKLKSTYVDALSALVNPATGRVHTSFNQTVTATGRLSSSRPNMQNIPIRGEMAGRIREAFVAEAGYSFVCADYSQIELRIVAHLSEDPLLIDAFMKDEDVHTRTASEVFGLMPGLITTEMRRRAKAINFGIIYGMGPFGLSTELGISMKEATDYINRYFDRYRLVKDFIDRTVAEAAERGYTRTVFGRRRFIPELKSPVESTVRLGNRLAINTPIQGSAADMIKAAMISISAALKDRRMRTRMLLQIHDELIFESPSEEVDDAKELVRAEMEGVVALKVPVKVNIETGPDWRSVE; this is translated from the coding sequence ATGAAAAACGATATCAGGCAAAGGCTTTTCATAATAGACGGAAGCTCTGTGATGTACAGGGCCTTCCACGCGATACCGGCCACCTTTTCCACCTCGAAAGGCCTGCCCACGAACGCGGTATACGGCTTCATGCAGTCCTTAAGGAAGATACTTAACGACTTTAAGCCCGAGTACGCAGTGATAGCCTTCGACGTCAAAGGGCCTTCTTTCAGGCACGCGCTTATGCCAGGCTACAAGGCCGATAGGCCGCCCATGCCCGACACTTTAAGCGTCCAGGTGCCCTACGTTAAGCGCATAGCGAAGGCTTTTAACGTGCCAACCCTTGAGATGGCCGGTTTTGAGGCCGACGACGTCATAGCCACTCTTGTAAAGAAGTTCGAGGCCATGGGAATTAAGCTCGCCATCATAACCGGCGACAAGGACATGTACCAGCTCGTTGACGAGAATACCGTTATACTCGATTATCTAACCGAAAAAGAGTACGGCCCAGATGAGGTGAAGGAGAAGTTCGGGGTAGAGCCTCAACGCATAAAGGACCTGCTTGCCCTTTCCGGCGATACATCGGACAGCGTGCCAGGGGTCCCTGGGGTAGGCTTCAAGACAGCCGCCAAATTACTGGCTGAGTATGGTTCTGTTGAAGGAGTTTTTGACAATATAGAGAGCATTTCCAAGCCTAAGTTAAAGGAAAGTCTTAAGGCAAGCAAAGACCAGGCGCTTCTTTCTCTCCAGCTCGTTACCCTGAATATGGACGTCCCCATCGAATGCGCCCTCGAAGAGATCAAGTACTCTGGGCCGGATTATGCCGCCCTCGAACCACTATTAAATGAGCTTGAGTTCAGGAAGGTCTTGCATGAGATACTCCCTCGGGCCCCCAAGGTCGAGGAAGAGGGGCTCGATCTCGTTGCCATAGCAGGCAAAGAGGCCCTTGCCGGGCTTGTGATGGAGACAGCGGCCCTTAAAACTCTCTCGGTCACGCTGTCGCTAACCGAGGAAGGGTTTGGGGGGAAGCTCAAGGGGGTCGCCTTCGGACTCAACGATAAGACGGCCAGGTATGTGCCTGTCGTATTGGGCGGTCTTACGGAAGATGAGCTTCTTGAGGCCCTTAAGCCTCTTATCGAAGACCCCGGGATAATAAAGCACACAGACAGTTCAAAGGCCCTCTATCTGTATTTCAATAAGATGGGCATAGAGGTGAGGGGCATAGATATGGACACCTCTCTGGCCTCTTACCTTGTGAACCCTTCGAAGCCGGACCACTCGATAAGCGCGCTCGGCTATGAGCTGCTGGGGCTGTCGCCTGAAGAGTTGAGGGGCGGTGTGGATATCGCGATAGAATCAAGGGCCGAATGTAAAAAGGCGTGTAATATACTTAAGATCGCCGAATTACTTAAGGCTGAGCTTCAAGGCAATGGCCTCTGGGACCTTTACATTGACATGGAGCTTCCGCTTGCCAGGGTATTATCTGAAATGGAGGCGTTGGGCATAAAAGTCGACAGAGAGAAGCTTCTGCTCATCGCGAAAGAGATAGAGATCGAGCTATCAAGCCTTGAAAAGCGGATCTACGCCGCGGCTGGCATGGAGTTCAACATAAATTCGCCAAAGCAGCTCGCGGACCTGCTTTTCGACAGGCTCAAGCTCAAGCCCGTAAAAAAGACGAAGAAAGGGTACTCTACGGACGAGGAGGTTTTGACTCAGCTCGCTTCCGTTCATGAGGCGCCCCGGCTCATCATAGGCTTCAGGCAGCTTTCAAAGTTGAAATCTACCTACGTTGACGCGTTAAGCGCCCTTGTAAACCCCGCGACCGGAAGGGTCCATACCTCGTTCAACCAGACTGTCACCGCTACCGGGCGCCTTTCAAGCTCCAGGCCGAATATGCAGAATATCCCTATAAGGGGCGAGATGGCCGGCAGGATCAGGGAGGCCTTTGTCGCCGAGGCAGGCTACTCTTTCGTCTGCGCCGACTACTCGCAGATAGAGCTTCGTATAGTCGCGCACCTTTCTGAAGACCCGTTGCTCATTGATGCCTTCATGAAGGACGAGGACGTGCATACAAGGACCGCGAGCGAGGTATTCGGCCTCATGCCGGGCCTTATCACCACGGAGATGAGGAGGAGGGCCAAGGCCATAAACTTCGGCATCATCTACGGCATGGGCCCTTTCGGCCTCTCTACCGAGCTCGGCATCTCGATGAAGGAAGCCACAGATTACATCAACAGGTACTTTGACCGCTACAGGCTAGTAAAGGATTTTATCGACAGGACCGTGGCTGAGGCCGCCGAAAGGGGGTACACAAGGACGGTATTCGGCAGGCGCAGGTTCATCCCGGAGCTTAAAAGCCCGGTGGAATCGACCGTGAGGCTCGGCAACAGGCTTGCGATAAACACCCCCATCCAGGGTTCGGCGGCGGACATGATTAAGGCCGCGATGATAAGTATCTCGGCTGCCTTGAAGGATAGGCGGATGAGGACAAGGATGCTCCTGCAGATTCACGACGAGCTGATATTCGAATCACCCTCTGAAGAGGTCGATGATGCCAAAGAGCTTGTAAGGGCTGAAATGGAAGGCGTGGTCGCGCTCAAGGTCCCTGTAAAGGTCAATATAGAGACCGGGCCGGACTGGAGGAGCGTCGAGTAA